The following are from one region of the Shinella zoogloeoides genome:
- a CDS encoding nicotinate phosphoribosyltransferase, which produces MTNILLATDSYKHSHYLQYPPGTLYVSSYIEARGDAKKDGKVVFFGVQSFIQDYLSKPFTQADIDEAEELITAHGLPFNREGWEYILNRHNGYLPIEIEALGEGTVVERGIPLVQVRNTDPLVPWLTSFIETALLRAVWYGTSVATLSFAAKVVIYDALVASSDNPEAGLPFKLHDFGGRGASSGESAGLGGMAHLVNFQGTDTIEALVAVRRVYDDKKVVAGFSLPASEHSTMTSWSRAGEGDAYANMIAKFGGGLFSIVSDSYDLFAALEDIYGTALKDDILKIDGKLIVRPDSGDPVATPIKVLEALWRKFGGTVNSKGFKVLHEKIGVIQGDGMNFESISRLCRTLITNGWSLDNIAFGMGGGLLQAHKRDDLNFAMKCNAIDVGNGWQDVQKKPATDPAKASKAGRQAVVGTMESGFTAMKDDDEPEVAFHNRFETRYANGTIWPANFAEVRARAHKGMLLTHQELSALREAA; this is translated from the coding sequence ATGACGAACATCCTCCTTGCGACGGACAGCTACAAGCACTCGCACTACCTGCAATACCCGCCGGGCACGCTCTATGTGTCCTCCTACATCGAGGCGCGCGGCGACGCGAAGAAGGATGGCAAGGTCGTCTTCTTCGGCGTCCAGTCCTTCATCCAGGACTACCTGTCAAAGCCGTTCACCCAGGCTGACATCGACGAAGCCGAGGAGCTCATCACGGCGCACGGCCTGCCCTTCAACCGTGAAGGCTGGGAATACATTCTCAACCGTCACAACGGCTACCTGCCGATCGAGATCGAGGCGCTGGGCGAAGGCACGGTCGTCGAGCGCGGCATTCCGCTGGTCCAGGTGCGCAACACCGATCCGCTGGTCCCCTGGCTGACGAGCTTCATCGAAACGGCGCTTCTGCGCGCTGTCTGGTATGGCACTTCGGTCGCCACCCTGTCCTTCGCGGCCAAGGTCGTCATCTACGACGCCCTCGTTGCCTCGTCGGATAATCCGGAAGCCGGTCTGCCGTTCAAACTGCACGACTTCGGCGGTCGCGGCGCATCGTCCGGCGAGTCCGCTGGTCTCGGCGGCATGGCGCACCTGGTCAACTTCCAGGGCACCGACACGATCGAAGCCCTGGTGGCCGTGCGCCGCGTCTACGACGACAAGAAGGTCGTCGCCGGCTTCTCTCTGCCTGCATCCGAGCATTCGACCATGACGAGCTGGAGTCGCGCCGGAGAAGGCGACGCCTATGCCAACATGATCGCGAAGTTCGGCGGCGGGCTGTTCTCGATCGTGTCCGACAGCTACGACCTGTTCGCGGCGCTAGAGGATATCTATGGCACCGCCCTGAAGGACGACATCCTGAAGATCGACGGAAAGCTGATCGTCCGGCCCGACAGCGGCGATCCGGTCGCCACGCCCATCAAGGTTCTCGAAGCCCTCTGGCGCAAGTTCGGCGGCACGGTCAATTCGAAGGGCTTCAAGGTGCTCCACGAGAAGATCGGCGTCATCCAGGGCGACGGCATGAACTTCGAATCCATCTCGCGGCTGTGCCGGACGTTGATCACCAATGGCTGGTCACTCGACAACATCGCGTTCGGCATGGGCGGCGGCTTGCTCCAGGCCCACAAGCGCGACGATCTCAACTTCGCAATGAAGTGCAACGCGATCGATGTCGGGAATGGCTGGCAGGACGTGCAGAAGAAGCCTGCGACCGATCCCGCCAAGGCATCCAAGGCCGGCCGCCAGGCTGTCGTTGGCACGATGGAGTCCGGCTTCACCGCCATGAAGGACGACGATGAGCCCGAGGTGGCCTTCCACAACCGGTTCGAGACCCGTTACGCCAACGGCACGATCTGGCCGGCGAACTTCGCCGAGGTGCGCGCACGCGCCCACAAGGGCATGCTGCTCACCCATCAGGAATTGTCTGCTCTGCGCGAAGCCGCTTAG
- a CDS encoding DUF3768 domain-containing protein, translating into MTEHLSERTDRIRQLNDQFRRGRGAGRVHCMGDLAHEDFDVQRRALDAVVNFNGFNEGDDPYGEHDFGAFEIDGRRYMFKIDYYNLGLDAGADDPADPKTCCRVLTIFYASDY; encoded by the coding sequence ATGACTGAACACCTCTCCGAACGCACCGATCGAATCCGCCAGCTCAATGACCAGTTCCGGCGTGGTCGTGGAGCAGGTCGTGTTCACTGTATGGGCGATCTAGCCCACGAGGACTTTGACGTTCAGCGCCGCGCGCTCGACGCCGTGGTGAACTTCAACGGGTTCAATGAGGGAGACGATCCCTATGGCGAGCACGACTTCGGCGCCTTCGAGATCGACGGCAGACGGTATATGTTCAAGATCGACTATTATAACCTCGGACTCGATGCCGGCGCTGACGACCCTGCCGATCCCAAGACGTGCTGCCGCGTCCTGACGATCTTCTACGCTTCCGACTACTGA
- a CDS encoding DUF982 domain-containing protein has translation MTEEAINPEIESIHAEIHGVGRYKTLLRVGDLAEALLLHFPEEGRGEAYETALMACLDCMGGGRRHLPL, from the coding sequence ATGACGGAAGAAGCAATCAATCCGGAGATCGAATCTATCCATGCCGAAATCCACGGGGTCGGACGATACAAGACCCTGCTGCGCGTCGGCGATCTCGCTGAGGCGTTGCTTCTCCATTTTCCCGAAGAGGGAAGGGGCGAAGCATACGAGACTGCGCTCATGGCCTGTCTCGACTGCATGGGGGGGGGGCGGCGACACCTTCCCCTCTGA
- a CDS encoding HD domain-containing protein, protein MNHYSNVGATMIMKADLFAFAAHTGASQVRKYTADPYIIHPRAVARLVQGVPGHDYRQVVLALLHDTVEDTGISLDDIESLFGEAMREDVEALTNCGKEMGNRKTRFEINLKRIAAAPNSVKTVKVADLIDNTSTIVQHDPNFAVVYLKEKKELLERALRGADEVLWQRAWSQCCTSMIELEAGA, encoded by the coding sequence ATGAACCACTATTCCAACGTCGGCGCGACCATGATCATGAAGGCCGACCTATTCGCCTTTGCGGCCCATACCGGCGCCAGCCAGGTGCGCAAATACACCGCCGACCCCTATATCATCCATCCGCGCGCCGTAGCGCGCCTGGTCCAGGGCGTGCCTGGTCACGACTATCGTCAGGTCGTGCTGGCGCTTCTGCACGACACCGTGGAAGACACGGGCATCAGCCTCGACGACATCGAGAGCCTGTTTGGCGAAGCGATGCGCGAGGACGTGGAGGCGCTCACCAACTGCGGCAAGGAAATGGGCAACCGGAAAACCCGGTTCGAGATCAACCTGAAGCGCATCGCAGCCGCGCCCAACAGCGTGAAGACGGTGAAGGTCGCCGACCTGATCGACAACACCTCCACGATCGTCCAGCACGATCCGAACTTCGCGGTCGTCTACCTGAAGGAGAAGAAGGAGCTGCTGGAGCGCGCATTGCGCGGCGCCGATGAAGTTCTGTGGCAGCGCGCCTGGTCGCAGTGCTGCACCAGCATGATCGAGCTGGAGGCAGGCGCATGA